One window of Herpetosiphon gulosus genomic DNA carries:
- a CDS encoding helix-turn-helix domain-containing protein: protein MPEARSFGQQLRDYRHQRQLTQAALAEEVGCAVESIRKMEANRQRPSRSLAARLAKILQLSAEQSQIFCAQARVVGTAEVNSAPKPSGLPLTATKLINRQTELATLQTYLNAEHIRMITLTGPGGVGKTRLALQIAQHSHKHFPDGVYFVDLAQASNVADIGLALSQTLNLPSSKYAWQHHIQLHYQQARILLILDNVEQLVSAAEHFRGLLDHTTNLKLLLTSRTLLHCAGEYAIPLTPLSLPTADAKLNELKTNPAVQLFVQRAQTLNPQFALTNHNAEAIKQICWQVDGLPLALELAAARTRLLTPEALVAYLQPPLALLSTNDPTAPARHQSMHNAINWSYQQISPKQQQLLRQLAIFQAGCTLDAIQAIVPNNNQLDLLEQLASLIDHSLLNMQAEAEQPQRFSMLSLIHEFAAQQLAEQAEFPKLAQRHLNYYVMYCESLSQQLFAARQALLPERENIRAAINWAISTQNWVAASSCILPLAEFWYRYGAAEELQMWLAWLSSQPIDSATQARCNEMQGYIAAFLQSQYRDGQAWYQQALAQHQALQQPAAIADNLAKLGEIAMEQGHYAQALEHYRHACSIHEQLGDQASVFAMHDCQAMVLLRQGQFGHAQQLLQQSLDYWQQQQILPSLAFSLNYLGMIAFYQLRLSKAQQAHEQALAIWQTLDDQRGIASALNALAPVLLHQNQIAAALTAIKQSLHIRWSLHDYDGLAWNLERFGEILSKTDQAELALQCWSKAKQLRDELALPLFEAEQKRLQIHIKQAKQQLTSAQAQQLWFSSQNVALAQLIQTLLGLTP, encoded by the coding sequence ATGCCAGAAGCACGATCATTTGGTCAACAATTGCGCGACTATCGCCATCAACGTCAACTTACCCAAGCAGCTTTGGCCGAGGAAGTTGGCTGCGCGGTCGAGAGTATTCGCAAAATGGAGGCCAATCGCCAGCGGCCATCACGCAGTTTGGCCGCTCGTTTAGCCAAGATTTTGCAGTTATCAGCTGAGCAAAGCCAGATTTTTTGTGCCCAAGCTCGTGTGGTTGGCACTGCTGAGGTCAATTCAGCGCCAAAACCAAGCGGCTTGCCATTAACTGCCACCAAGCTGATCAATCGCCAAACTGAGCTTGCCACGCTGCAAACCTATCTCAACGCAGAGCATATTCGCATGATCACCCTGACTGGGCCAGGTGGTGTGGGTAAAACTCGCCTCGCGCTGCAAATTGCTCAACACAGCCACAAGCATTTCCCTGATGGGGTGTATTTTGTCGATTTGGCGCAAGCTAGCAACGTGGCAGATATTGGTTTAGCCCTCAGCCAAACACTCAATCTGCCCAGTAGCAAATATGCTTGGCAACACCACATTCAATTGCACTATCAACAAGCCCGCATCCTGTTGATTCTCGATAATGTAGAGCAATTGGTCAGTGCCGCCGAGCATTTTCGTGGTTTGCTTGACCATACCACCAACCTCAAATTGCTGTTGACCAGTCGCACACTGTTGCATTGCGCTGGCGAATATGCGATTCCGCTGACACCGTTGAGCTTGCCAACCGCCGATGCCAAGCTCAACGAGCTCAAAACCAACCCCGCTGTGCAACTTTTTGTCCAACGAGCGCAAACGCTTAACCCGCAATTTGCCCTGACCAACCACAATGCCGAAGCAATCAAACAGATTTGTTGGCAGGTCGATGGCTTGCCCTTGGCCTTAGAATTGGCGGCAGCTCGTACCCGTTTGCTCACGCCTGAAGCCTTAGTGGCCTATTTACAACCACCCTTGGCCTTGCTCAGCACCAATGATCCGACTGCGCCAGCCCGCCACCAAAGTATGCACAACGCAATTAATTGGAGCTATCAGCAAATTTCGCCCAAGCAACAACAGCTTTTGCGCCAATTAGCAATCTTTCAAGCAGGCTGCACCCTTGATGCGATTCAGGCAATTGTGCCAAACAATAATCAGCTTGATCTGCTAGAGCAATTAGCCAGCTTAATTGACCATAGTTTGCTCAACATGCAAGCTGAAGCTGAACAGCCCCAACGTTTTAGCATGCTCAGCTTGATTCATGAATTTGCGGCCCAGCAATTAGCTGAACAAGCCGAATTTCCTAAACTTGCGCAACGGCATCTCAATTATTATGTCATGTACTGTGAATCGCTTAGCCAGCAACTTTTCGCGGCACGGCAAGCGCTTTTGCCGGAGCGCGAGAATATTCGGGCAGCAATTAACTGGGCGATCAGCACCCAGAATTGGGTTGCAGCCAGCAGTTGCATCTTGCCCTTAGCTGAATTTTGGTATCGTTATGGGGCAGCCGAGGAGCTACAAATGTGGCTAGCTTGGCTTAGCAGCCAACCAATTGATTCAGCAACTCAAGCTCGTTGCAACGAAATGCAGGGCTATATTGCGGCCTTTCTGCAAAGCCAATATCGCGATGGACAGGCTTGGTATCAACAAGCTTTGGCCCAACATCAAGCCCTACAACAACCTGCGGCCATCGCCGACAATCTCGCTAAATTGGGCGAAATTGCTATGGAGCAAGGCCATTATGCCCAAGCGCTTGAGCACTATCGCCACGCTTGTAGCATTCATGAACAGCTTGGCGACCAAGCTTCGGTCTTCGCCATGCACGATTGCCAAGCAATGGTCTTGCTGCGCCAAGGTCAATTTGGCCATGCTCAACAGCTTTTACAACAAAGCTTAGATTATTGGCAGCAACAACAGATTTTGCCCAGCCTTGCATTTAGCCTGAATTACCTTGGCATGATTGCTTTTTATCAGCTGCGTTTGAGCAAAGCCCAACAGGCCCATGAGCAAGCCTTGGCAATTTGGCAAACCCTCGATGATCAACGTGGGATCGCCTCGGCTTTGAATGCATTAGCGCCAGTGTTATTGCACCAGAACCAAATTGCTGCTGCACTCACAGCAATCAAGCAAAGTTTGCACATTCGCTGGAGTTTGCACGATTACGATGGCCTCGCTTGGAATTTAGAGCGTTTTGGTGAAATTTTGAGCAAAACAGATCAAGCTGAATTGGCGCTGCAATGCTGGAGCAAGGCCAAGCAACTGCGCGATGAGCTAGCCTTGCCACTCTTTGAGGCCGAGCAAAAACGCTTACAAATCCACATCAAGCAAGCTAAGCAACAATTAACCTCAGCTCAGGCGCAACAGCTGTGGTTTAGTAGCCAAAACGTGGCTTTAGCGCAATTGATTCAGACATTGCTTGGACTAACTCCTTAA
- a CDS encoding metal-sulfur cluster assembly factor: MLSDDMVRSALKNVVDPEIGVNIVDLGLIYNVDIRDEGRQIVVDMTLTTPACPAGPQIIDQAHKEVKALEVIHPSLNDVNINLVWTPFWNPEMMSQDAKDELGYF, from the coding sequence ATGCTTAGTGATGATATGGTTCGTTCAGCGCTCAAAAACGTAGTTGACCCTGAAATTGGGGTTAATATCGTTGATTTGGGCTTGATCTACAATGTTGATATTCGTGATGAAGGCCGCCAAATCGTGGTTGATATGACCCTGACAACTCCTGCTTGTCCAGCTGGACCACAAATTATCGACCAAGCCCATAAAGAAGTTAAAGCGCTGGAAGTGATTCATCCAAGCTTGAATGATGTGAATATCAACTTGGTTTGGACTCCATTTTGGAACCCCGAAATGATGAGCCAAGATGCTAAAGACGAATTAGGCTATTTCTAA
- a CDS encoding tetratricopeptide repeat protein, protein MNQHFWQVEWLQQLLQQPHIALNQPAIQQLVHAKGGLHTLLQWLCQQALQPDQQRLLQLIVTEPQRSIAYYADSLGIHTTTYHRHFKKACQQLTMLLNDGVGEHHANPNFNLPIPPTRCLGRGNEQQSINRLFAKGQRLISILGFGGVGKTRLALAIAETQQANYRDGVCFCGLASINQPQLVLATIAEALGVAIGPQQTTEKALQQFLAKRQLLLILDNVEHVVEGVAAIGQLLREAPQLQILATSRVPLNLYGEYMLQLQPLVVPTKPIASQDLAETPAIALFIERAQSHAARFSLDDASLEAIRQICSQLEGLPLALELAAAHTRVLSPQRLAQQLTNHVLGLKTSIRDLPERQRSLRNLISWSVDLLAPSQQQALQALAIWPAGWTPSSASFALDLAEDDPTLYDILANLVDHHLIMQVPQTERWVLHPFVREYVLEQLTSARQQQFAQQHLAWATQLSEAFNQHFADAQQEWLDLFEAEHDNLRAALAWASSNHYPIATLNIAVNSWRFWWARSYFNEGQQWLDQALVQATSQAQNLEPILHSRALNACGAIAWSRGDIAAAQAHFSQSLALYDANNNPIGAAMVRNNLALVAIKQQAYAQAESLFELNATVFGSTVEQAANYAATLSNLAMLARYRGDLQRAYDLAQQTLALRQTLNNQWATATSLTNLGAISLQRGEFQQAQRYYQQSLQVLHQLGERESIAECLEGLAILAIQSGQYQLGAQRLMMVEQLRESIGAPRSEPEQALLAPWIAQLEQQLDLSIRQQLHQQTSLDLLKSMIEQALSEL, encoded by the coding sequence ATGAATCAGCATTTCTGGCAGGTTGAATGGCTGCAACAACTGCTGCAACAACCGCATATTGCGCTTAATCAGCCAGCAATCCAGCAGCTTGTACATGCCAAAGGTGGTCTGCATACATTGTTGCAATGGCTTTGCCAACAAGCATTACAGCCGGATCAACAACGCTTACTGCAATTGATTGTGACCGAACCCCAACGCAGTATCGCCTATTATGCCGATAGCTTGGGAATTCACACGACCACCTATCATCGCCATTTCAAAAAGGCCTGCCAACAACTAACCATGCTTTTAAATGATGGAGTTGGCGAGCATCACGCAAACCCAAACTTCAACCTACCGATTCCGCCAACCCGCTGTTTAGGCCGTGGCAACGAGCAACAAAGCATCAATCGGCTTTTTGCCAAAGGCCAACGCTTGATCAGCATTTTAGGCTTTGGTGGAGTTGGCAAAACCCGCTTGGCGTTGGCGATTGCCGAAACCCAGCAGGCTAATTATCGTGATGGAGTCTGTTTTTGTGGGCTAGCCAGCATCAATCAACCACAATTAGTTTTAGCAACGATCGCCGAAGCACTTGGAGTAGCTATTGGCCCACAACAAACGACTGAAAAAGCGCTGCAACAATTTTTAGCCAAGCGCCAACTCTTGCTGATTTTGGATAATGTTGAGCATGTCGTCGAAGGGGTCGCGGCAATTGGCCAACTGTTGCGCGAAGCACCGCAATTGCAAATTTTGGCAACCAGCCGCGTGCCGCTCAATTTATATGGCGAATATATGCTGCAACTTCAGCCGTTGGTCGTGCCAACCAAACCAATTGCCAGCCAAGATTTGGCTGAAACACCAGCAATTGCCCTGTTTATCGAACGTGCTCAAAGCCATGCTGCCAGATTTAGCCTCGATGACGCTAGCCTTGAAGCCATTCGCCAGATTTGTAGCCAACTTGAGGGCTTGCCCTTGGCGCTCGAATTAGCTGCCGCCCACACGCGGGTGCTCTCGCCGCAACGCTTAGCCCAACAGCTAACCAATCATGTACTTGGCCTCAAAACGAGCATTCGCGATTTGCCCGAACGCCAACGCAGCCTACGTAATCTGATTAGTTGGAGCGTCGATCTGCTTGCGCCAAGCCAGCAACAAGCCCTGCAAGCCTTAGCAATTTGGCCCGCTGGCTGGACACCTAGCAGCGCAAGCTTCGCACTTGATCTAGCCGAGGATGATCCGACGCTCTACGACATCTTGGCAAACTTGGTTGATCATCATTTAATTATGCAAGTACCACAGACTGAGCGCTGGGTTTTGCACCCATTTGTACGCGAATATGTACTAGAGCAATTAACGTCAGCCCGACAGCAACAATTTGCCCAGCAACATCTTGCTTGGGCTACCCAATTGAGCGAGGCCTTTAACCAGCATTTTGCCGATGCCCAACAAGAATGGCTCGATTTATTCGAGGCTGAGCACGACAATCTACGAGCAGCCTTGGCTTGGGCCAGCAGCAACCACTACCCGATTGCCACCTTGAATATTGCGGTTAATAGTTGGCGTTTTTGGTGGGCACGTAGCTATTTCAATGAAGGCCAACAATGGCTGGATCAAGCTTTAGTCCAAGCCACTAGCCAAGCCCAGAACCTTGAGCCAATCTTGCATTCACGCGCCTTGAATGCCTGTGGAGCTATCGCTTGGAGTCGCGGCGATATTGCGGCGGCCCAAGCGCATTTTAGCCAGAGCCTAGCACTCTACGATGCCAACAATAATCCGATTGGCGCGGCCATGGTGCGCAATAATCTGGCGCTCGTGGCGATTAAACAGCAGGCCTATGCCCAAGCTGAAAGCTTATTTGAACTGAATGCAACAGTTTTTGGTAGCACTGTCGAACAAGCCGCCAATTATGCCGCAACCCTGAGCAACCTAGCTATGTTAGCGCGTTATCGTGGCGATTTGCAACGTGCCTATGATTTGGCCCAGCAAACCCTCGCCCTGCGTCAAACCCTCAATAACCAGTGGGCAACCGCAACCTCGTTGACCAATTTAGGGGCAATTAGCCTGCAACGCGGCGAATTTCAGCAGGCCCAGCGCTACTATCAACAAAGTTTGCAGGTGTTGCACCAGCTTGGCGAGCGCGAAAGTATCGCCGAATGTTTGGAGGGCTTGGCAATTTTGGCGATTCAGTCCGGCCAATATCAACTTGGTGCCCAACGCTTGATGATGGTCGAACAATTACGCGAATCAATCGGCGCACCACGCTCTGAGCCAGAACAAGCTCTGCTAGCACCATGGATCGCCCAACTTGAGCAGCAACTCGACCTAAGCATTCGCCAACAACTTCACCAGCAGACCAGCCTTGATCTGCTTAAATCAATGATTGAGCAAGCACTCAGCGAACTCTAA
- a CDS encoding iron-sulfur cluster assembly scaffold protein, giving the protein MEANVDRQEAIEFLLEHYEQPRHRGELADPDVTMPGGNPGCGDVVTIYLKVDSANDAIQDLAFVGEGCTISQAAASILLEQMQGQALTAVEALDFNWMIDELGREIVQSRPRCATLALGTLKAAIKKYRNDQIRAELGENAPAQTAPETFSN; this is encoded by the coding sequence ATGGAGGCGAATGTGGATCGCCAAGAAGCTATCGAGTTTTTGCTCGAACATTATGAACAACCGCGCCATCGCGGCGAATTGGCCGATCCGGATGTAACCATGCCTGGTGGTAATCCTGGTTGCGGCGATGTCGTAACAATTTATCTCAAGGTCGATTCAGCCAATGATGCCATTCAAGATCTGGCATTTGTTGGCGAGGGCTGCACCATCAGTCAAGCTGCCGCCTCGATTTTGCTCGAACAAATGCAGGGCCAAGCCTTGACAGCGGTTGAAGCCTTGGATTTTAATTGGATGATCGATGAGCTAGGCCGTGAGATTGTGCAATCGCGCCCGCGTTGTGCAACCTTGGCTTTGGGCACGCTCAAAGCTGCGATCAAAAAATACCGTAACGATCAGATTCGGGCTGAGCTTGGTGAAAACGCCCCGGCCCAGACCGCGCCTGAAACATTTTCAAATTAA
- a CDS encoding serine hydrolase domain-containing protein: MLNVAKLLPHWQRWILLTGMASMLLASCTTANTQPTATNVVNATNVPTNVSAATVEPTAAATVTAAPTKASAGVESSSIYTSTSQLFSVPIPTNWQLEDQAGIVRLNDPDQKIKIALLSVEEADLSKAIELGWQQADPSFTLKPDDSQEMPAPSGVEKALVAAYDTKNTTQTTIALAQLHEGVAYLMLVQGENTTIAKRQSQVGIIQSGFTILALNQTTITADQRVDVGPELISELENFIQTEQAKYKIPGVSVAIVQDGQIAYSKGFGVRDVVSQAPMDADTQMMIGSTGKSLTTLLMATLVDQGKLEWDTPVVELLPNFKVKDPEITKQITVRHLVCACTGVPRRDFEMIFNAEDLDAQGIIASVADFEFFTDFGEAFQYSNQMVAIGGFAAAAASGGDLNQLDQTFAQALTERVLKPMGMNSTTLDQAVVEASPNHALPHGLDLTNATYQTMPISMEFAIKGVAPAGATEWSTANDMGNYLITLLNHGITPSGQRLVSDENLDVLWEPQIAIDAKSSYGLGWMISDYHGLEFIAHGGTTFGFSSEFAFIPEANIGIVVLSNGQYANHFATSISDRYFELAFDQPSKAAETSAYSAQSIEESLGAIAKNLAPELDLASVEPLLGSYTNAALGDVTLMRNGEELWLDIGAIQTQFKPVLNDQGEPDGYLSVTPPFTGIPFKTGVDANNQPTLTMDVGSETYLFTRQP; the protein is encoded by the coding sequence ATGTTGAATGTTGCTAAATTATTGCCCCACTGGCAACGCTGGATTTTGCTCACCGGAATGGCCTCAATGTTGTTAGCAAGTTGTACCACTGCCAATACCCAACCGACTGCTACCAACGTGGTAAATGCAACGAATGTTCCAACCAATGTCAGTGCTGCGACTGTTGAACCAACTGCTGCCGCTACCGTAACTGCCGCCCCAACCAAGGCCAGTGCAGGTGTCGAAAGCAGCAGCATCTATACCAGCACCAGCCAATTATTCTCGGTGCCGATTCCGACAAACTGGCAACTTGAAGACCAAGCTGGGATTGTGAGGCTGAATGATCCTGATCAGAAAATTAAGATTGCTCTGTTGAGTGTTGAAGAAGCCGATTTGAGCAAGGCGATTGAATTAGGCTGGCAGCAAGCCGACCCAAGTTTTACGCTTAAACCCGATGATAGCCAAGAAATGCCAGCCCCGAGTGGGGTGGAGAAAGCCTTGGTGGCCGCCTACGATACCAAAAATACCACCCAGACCACAATAGCCCTGGCTCAATTGCACGAAGGCGTAGCCTATTTGATGCTGGTGCAAGGTGAAAATACCACAATTGCCAAGCGTCAATCCCAAGTTGGCATTATTCAATCGGGCTTTACGATTTTGGCACTCAACCAAACTACCATCACTGCTGATCAACGGGTTGATGTTGGGCCAGAACTGATCAGTGAATTAGAAAATTTTATTCAAACTGAACAAGCCAAATATAAAATTCCTGGGGTGAGCGTGGCGATTGTGCAAGATGGTCAAATTGCCTATAGTAAAGGCTTTGGGGTGCGCGATGTGGTTTCGCAAGCGCCAATGGATGCCGACACCCAGATGATGATTGGCTCAACTGGCAAAAGCTTAACGACCTTGTTGATGGCGACCTTGGTCGATCAAGGCAAGCTGGAATGGGATACGCCAGTGGTTGAATTACTGCCTAATTTCAAGGTCAAAGATCCTGAAATTACCAAGCAAATTACCGTGCGCCATTTGGTTTGTGCTTGTACTGGCGTGCCGCGCCGCGATTTCGAAATGATTTTCAATGCCGAAGATTTGGATGCCCAAGGGATTATCGCTTCGGTTGCTGATTTTGAATTTTTCACCGATTTTGGCGAGGCTTTTCAGTATAGCAATCAGATGGTGGCGATTGGTGGCTTTGCAGCGGCAGCAGCCAGCGGCGGCGATTTGAACCAACTTGATCAGACCTTTGCCCAAGCATTAACTGAACGGGTGCTCAAACCAATGGGTATGAACAGTACCACGCTTGATCAAGCGGTTGTTGAAGCCAGCCCCAACCATGCCCTGCCCCATGGCTTGGATTTGACCAACGCAACCTACCAGACCATGCCGATCAGCATGGAATTTGCCATCAAAGGCGTGGCTCCAGCGGGCGCAACCGAGTGGTCAACCGCCAACGATATGGGCAACTATTTGATTACCTTGCTCAATCATGGCATTACGCCTAGCGGCCAACGCTTGGTTTCTGACGAAAATTTGGATGTGCTGTGGGAGCCGCAAATTGCGATCGATGCTAAATCGAGCTATGGGCTTGGTTGGATGATTAGTGATTATCATGGCTTGGAATTTATTGCTCACGGCGGCACGACCTTTGGCTTCTCATCGGAGTTTGCCTTTATTCCAGAGGCCAACATTGGGATTGTGGTTTTGAGTAATGGTCAATATGCCAACCATTTTGCTACCAGCATTAGCGACCGCTACTTTGAATTAGCCTTTGATCAACCAAGCAAAGCCGCCGAAACCTCGGCCTATAGCGCTCAAAGCATCGAAGAATCGTTGGGCGCAATTGCCAAAAATCTTGCGCCTGAGTTGGATTTGGCTAGCGTTGAGCCATTATTGGGCAGCTATACCAATGCGGCCTTGGGTGATGTAACGTTGATGCGCAATGGCGAGGAATTATGGCTGGATATTGGCGCGATTCAAACGCAATTCAAACCAGTGTTGAACGACCAAGGCGAGCCTGATGGCTATCTTTCAGTAACCCCGCCGTTTACTGGAATTCCCTTCAAAACAGGCGTTGATGCTAACAATCAACCAACCTTGACCATGGATGTTGGCAGCGAAACCTATCTATTTACCCGCCAACCATAG
- a CDS encoding NUDIX hydrolase translates to MSRRYPSQPLIGVAVMVWHNQRVLLVQRAKEPLAGQWSVPGGAIELGETVEAAARREIREECNVEISQPRLITAVDVINRDQANQVQYHYVLLEMQAEWLSGEPQAGDDALAIGWFGVEDLAGLDIHSETRLLVETVAAQRLD, encoded by the coding sequence ATGTCGCGCAGGTATCCGAGCCAACCATTAATTGGTGTAGCTGTGATGGTTTGGCACAATCAACGAGTGCTTTTAGTCCAACGAGCCAAGGAGCCATTGGCTGGCCAGTGGAGCGTTCCAGGTGGGGCAATCGAGTTGGGCGAAACAGTCGAGGCTGCTGCCCGCCGCGAAATTCGCGAAGAATGTAACGTCGAAATCAGCCAGCCACGCTTGATCACCGCTGTCGATGTGATTAATCGTGATCAAGCTAATCAGGTGCAATATCATTATGTCTTGTTGGAGATGCAGGCCGAGTGGCTCAGTGGCGAACCCCAAGCCGGCGATGATGCACTCGCGATTGGTTGGTTTGGGGTTGAAGATCTGGCAGGCCTCGATATTCACTCTGAAACCCGTTTGTTGGTGGAAACTGTCGCAGCCCAACGCCTCGATTAA
- a CDS encoding cellulose binding domain-containing protein yields MKVYKPMLKLIAAFLVFLPLVTSAASSTEHFNQPISNSSMFSWYTNSSTATGTANISDSQAQDGKILRLSIAAGQTAYPGQGSNLVSRQMYHYGTYEARMKTANCASDEGVINGFFTYFNDGSDSNGNGLPDNSEIDFEWLCAEPQSILMTIWTDYNDPTAISRRVYRKVNLATGTIEYTRYATTFGDSYTDLSNSPTENQPTAVQAIPGYNSATSYYEYGFNWTASNVTLWVVNPSNGQKIVLWDYRGPSARIPKNPAAFMVNLWHHPNWTPECCANATNPPRATRSMDVDWLRFTPQSDIPSDTTAPSAPSNLQAPSKTHNSVNLSWNAATDNVGVVGYDIYQNGGANPVASTSSTNITISGLNPSTAYSFAVKARDAAGNRSASSNSLSVTTNNQPTTGNGLQATFVKTSDWGNGYVGVYRITNNGSSAVDGWTLGFDLPSNATISSWWDATQAKSGNRYTAGNLAWNRRIEVDQTREFGFSGSYSGAWVNPSNCTINGQACSGGTTSSNVALGRPVQVSSVETSALGGANATDGNSATRWASSYSDPQWIQVDLGSSKSLTRVVLNWEAAYARAYQVQVSDDASTWRTLSTVSNGDGGSDTLNLTGSGRYLRIYATQRGTEWGYSLWEIAAYN; encoded by the coding sequence ATGAAAGTTTATAAGCCAATGCTCAAACTCATTGCAGCTTTTTTGGTCTTTTTACCGCTCGTTACCAGTGCTGCCAGCAGCACCGAGCACTTTAATCAACCAATCAGTAATTCCAGTATGTTTAGCTGGTACACCAACTCCAGCACCGCCACGGGCACGGCCAACATCAGCGATAGCCAAGCCCAAGATGGCAAAATTCTGCGGCTTTCGATTGCTGCTGGCCAAACTGCCTATCCAGGCCAAGGCTCGAACTTGGTTTCGCGCCAAATGTATCATTATGGCACGTATGAAGCTCGCATGAAAACTGCCAACTGCGCCAGCGATGAAGGCGTGATCAACGGCTTCTTTACCTATTTCAATGATGGCAGCGATAGCAATGGCAACGGCTTGCCCGATAACAGCGAAATCGATTTTGAATGGCTCTGCGCCGAACCTCAATCAATCTTGATGACGATCTGGACTGATTACAACGATCCAACCGCGATCAGTCGGCGGGTCTATCGCAAGGTCAATTTGGCAACTGGCACGATCGAATATACCCGCTACGCCACAACCTTCGGCGATAGCTATACCGATTTGTCGAATAGCCCCACTGAAAATCAACCAACGGCAGTACAAGCAATTCCAGGTTACAATTCAGCCACTAGCTACTACGAATATGGCTTCAATTGGACGGCCAGCAATGTCACCTTGTGGGTGGTGAATCCGAGCAACGGCCAAAAAATTGTGCTCTGGGATTATCGTGGGCCAAGCGCACGGATTCCCAAAAATCCGGCGGCCTTTATGGTCAATTTGTGGCATCACCCCAATTGGACTCCCGAATGCTGTGCGAACGCCACCAATCCACCACGCGCCACCCGTTCGATGGATGTTGATTGGTTACGTTTCACACCGCAAAGCGACATCCCAAGTGATACGACCGCGCCAAGTGCACCCAGCAACTTGCAAGCACCCAGCAAAACCCACAACAGCGTGAATTTAAGCTGGAACGCCGCGACCGATAATGTTGGCGTGGTGGGCTACGATATTTATCAAAATGGCGGGGCCAATCCAGTTGCCAGCACCAGCAGCACCAACATCACGATCAGCGGGCTGAATCCCAGCACTGCCTATAGTTTCGCGGTCAAGGCACGTGATGCCGCTGGCAACCGCTCAGCCAGCAGCAACAGCCTGAGCGTCACCACCAACAATCAGCCAACCACGGGCAACGGTTTACAAGCCACTTTCGTCAAAACCTCAGATTGGGGCAATGGATACGTGGGAGTCTATCGGATTACCAATAATGGTAGCAGTGCCGTCGATGGCTGGACGCTTGGCTTTGATTTACCGAGCAATGCCACGATTTCAAGCTGGTGGGATGCGACTCAAGCCAAGAGCGGCAACCGCTATACCGCTGGCAATCTCGCATGGAACCGCCGCATCGAGGTTGACCAAACTCGCGAATTTGGCTTCAGCGGAAGCTACAGCGGCGCATGGGTCAATCCCAGCAACTGCACGATCAACGGCCAAGCCTGTAGTGGCGGCACAACCAGCAGCAACGTGGCGCTTGGTCGGCCAGTCCAAGTTTCCTCAGTCGAAACCAGCGCTTTGGGCGGAGCCAACGCCACCGATGGCAACAGCGCCACCCGTTGGGCCAGCAGCTACAGCGATCCCCAATGGATTCAAGTTGATTTGGGCAGCAGCAAAAGCTTGACCAGAGTTGTGTTGAATTGGGAAGCAGCCTACGCGCGGGCCTATCAAGTGCAAGTCTCCGATGATGCGAGTACATGGCGCACCCTGAGCACTGTCAGCAACGGCGATGGCGGCAGCGATACGCTCAATCTCACTGGCAGTGGGCGCTATTTGCGAATTTACGCAACCCAACGTGGCACCGAATGGGGCTACTCATTATGGGAAATCGCCGCCTATAACTAG
- a CDS encoding PadR family transcriptional regulator, which translates to MILAALSQLQTPQYGYSLIDRLAERGFSIDQGTLYPLLRRLESQGFLDSMWNVEGSRPRRYYVINEAGRTLLGQLSHDWQSLAEVMQRLLTNEGA; encoded by the coding sequence GTGATATTGGCGGCGCTAAGCCAGCTGCAAACGCCCCAATATGGCTACTCGCTGATTGATCGCCTAGCGGAACGCGGCTTTAGCATCGACCAAGGCACGCTTTACCCACTCTTGCGGCGCTTGGAAAGCCAAGGCTTTTTGGACAGTATGTGGAATGTCGAAGGCTCACGGCCACGCCGCTACTATGTGATTAATGAAGCAGGTCGCACCCTGCTAGGCCAATTGAGCCACGATTGGCAAAGCCTAGCCGAAGTTATGCAACGCTTATTAACTAATGAAGGAGCTTGA